From Mya arenaria isolate MELC-2E11 chromosome 12, ASM2691426v1, the proteins below share one genomic window:
- the LOC128210438 gene encoding elastin-like encodes MDKCKFSPYLWEENILFKHSVDVVPPNVDGVAPHVGGVAPNVDVVPPNIDGVAPSVGDVAPNVDGVAPNVGGVAPNFGGAAPNVGGVAPVVDLDPPNVDDLAPNVGGVAPNYGGVAPNVDGIAPNVDGVAPNFGGVAPDVGGVAPNVGGVAPNVDGVAPNVGDVALNLGGVAPNVGGVPTNVGGVAPNVGGVAPTEYSVANIFKANEHFSSNRYIHFLFSLYEFAFSDSCPE; translated from the coding sequence ATGGACAAATGTAAGTTTTCCCCTTACTTATGGGAAGAGAACATTCTGTTTAAGCATTCTGTTGACGTTGTTCCACCTAATGTTGACGGTGTTGCACCTCATGTTGGCGGTGTTGCACCTAATGTTGACGTTGTTCCACCTAATAttgacggtgttgcacctaGTGTTGGCGATGTTGCACCTAATGttgacggtgttgcacctaaTGTTGGCGGTGTTGCACCTAATTTCGGCGGTGCTGCACCTAATGTTGGCGGTGTTGCACCTGTAGTTGACCTTGATCCTCCAAATGTTGACGATCTTGCACCTAATGTTGGCGGTGTTGCACCTAATTATGGCGGTGTTGCACCTAATGTTGACGGTATTGCACCTAATGttgacggtgttgcacctaaTTTTGGCGGTGTTGCACCTGATGTTGGCGGTGTTGCACCTAACGTTGGCGGTGTGGCACCTAATGttgacggtgttgcacctaaTGTTGGCGATGTTGCACTTAATCTTGGCGGTGTTGCACCTAATGTTGGCGGTGTTCCAACTAATGTTGGCGGTGTTGCACCTAATGTTGGCGGTGTTGCACCTACCGAATATAGtgttgcaaatatttttaaagcgaatGAACATTTTTCATCAAACCGATACATCCATTTTCTATTTAGTTTGTATGAGTTTGCGTTTTCGGATTCCTGTCCAGAATGA
- the LOC128210440 gene encoding LOW QUALITY PROTEIN: uncharacterized protein LOC128210440 (The sequence of the model RefSeq protein was modified relative to this genomic sequence to represent the inferred CDS: substituted 2 bases at 2 genomic stop codons), with amino-acid sequence MSSALALLASVALMGWGVTGNGHDREQGRVHNIISERCCPSDECYPSQMDMAALNHGMNGHLLLPSYPEYSKQAHMYNTVEQRYPNLIAVVKNADDIQKAVQFARKYNLHVTVRSSGHNYVGRSTWEGSFLISLSEMDEMEIDLSTERSPHGTVKVXTGLQWQEIYKELNAVGRVVVGGSAHTVTPGGYTLGGGHSPVSRSLGYAVDNLLEAQVVLADGSIITATENRTVIVTPEGDIIYHENGDLFWALRGGGGGTFGIAVYFVYCLHPMPSQMVVFSMPVPIEMNVYGINYFEEVLEVFEQQLEKMPPTWGGYRMLNNFPGSFEDPGSKTIINYKGLLTFYFNKFAPWDGSEHKELEAAVNWARSKQVPFTFTNKTDFXDYEKDSYDPQIVRAYMANTLLQPGQAKPRKLPWRAHPFIRATRHPRALFCSFGSGMYLNEPWKDNPYWKEDFWGTENYERLLLIKRRYDPDNFFTCLHCVGSDVMDKTDPRPAPPVGHAFTCLASWSLVIFTYLASCFLF; translated from the exons TTCAGCGCTAGCCTTGCTGGCAAGTGTTGCCTTGATGGGCTGGGGTGTGACTGGCAATGGACATGACAGAGAACAAGGACGCGTTCACAACATAATCTCGGAGCGGTGCTGTCCGAGTGATGAATGCTACCCCTCTCAGATGGACATGGCCGCCCTCAACCATGGCATGAACGGGCACCTGCTGTTGCCAAGCTACCCAGAGTACAGTAAACAGGCACATATGTACAACACCGTTGAACAGAG GTACCCAAATTTGATCGCTGTGGTAAAGAACGCTGATGACATCCAGAAAGCGGTGCAGTTCGCGCGGAAATACAACCTACACGTGACAGTGCGGAGCTCGGGTCATAACTATGTGGGCCGCTCCACGTGGGAGGGAAGTTTCCTCATAAGCCTGTCCGAGATGGACGAGATGGAGATAGACTTGAGCACGGAGAGGAGCCCACATGGCACGGTTAAGGTGTAGACCGGGTTACAATGGCAGGAGATATACAAGGAG TTGAATGCGGTCGGGCGTGTTGTGGTGGGCGGCAGCGCCCACACAGTGACCCCGGGTGGCTACACGCTAGGTGGTGGGCACAGCCCCGTGTCCCGTTCCCTTGGATACGCCGTCGATAACCTGCTAGAGGCTCAG GTGGTGCTTGCTGACGGTTCGATTATCACTGCGACAGAGAACAGGACGGTGATTGTCACCCCGGAAGGCGATATCATCTATCACGAGAACGGAGACCTGTTCTGGGCACTTAGGGGCGGCGGCGGAGGTACATTTGGAATTGCCGTGTACTTTGTGTATTGTTTGCACCCAATGCCGTCACAGATGGTAGTTTTCAGTATGCCCGTTcctattgaaatgaacgttTATGGGATAAACTATTTTGAAGAGGTATTAGAAGTTTTTGAGCAGCAATTGGAGAAAATGCCGCCTACATGGGGTGGCTACAGGATGCTTAACAACTTCCCTGGATCTTTCGAGGACCCAGGCtccaaaacaattatcaattacAAGGGATTGCTAACATTCTACTTTAACAAGTTTGCACCCTGGGATGGATCCGAGCACAAAGAATTAGAGGCCGCAGTCAACTGGGCAAGAAGCAA ACAAGTACCATTCACCTTCACAAACAAGACGGATTTCTGAGACTACGAGAAGGACTCGTATGACCCGCAAATTGTGCGCGCATATATGGCGAACACCTTGTTGCAGCCGGGACAG GCAAAACCACGGAAGCTCCCTTGGAGAGCACACCCCTTCATCCGGGCAACTCGTCATCCACGTGCCTTATTTTGCAGTTTCGGAAGCGGTATGTACTTGAACGAGCCGTGGAAAGATAACCCTTACTGGAAGGAGGACTTCTGGGGAACCGAGAATTACGAGCGTCTGTTGCTGATCAAGCGTCGCTACGACCCAGACAACTTCTTCACGTGTCTTCACTGTGTCGGTTCTGACGTGATGGATAAAACGGATCCCAGACCGGCGCCGCCCGTGGGACACGCGTTCACCTGCCTGGCGTCGTGGAGTTTAGTTATCTTCACATATCTGGCGTCTTGTTTCCTATTTTAA